A single Lolium perenne isolate Kyuss_39 chromosome 6, Kyuss_2.0, whole genome shotgun sequence DNA region contains:
- the LOC127305770 gene encoding nodulin homeobox isoform X3, whose translation MNMISAIEELSGLTTGELSEMLKESGSFVLQSKADDGGPKQVDMEKLVSSLPLHLLAVCMNLGRCSDLTYVLRGMRFLHSLSELATRHIKLEQVFLDDVKLSEQVMDLIFFVLSILSDWKKENHLGASPFIHSSLVAASLHLLTSYFSSQWHELVHILLAHPKVDIFMDVAFDSLHEDTRILSVRLSALSTKDIPVGPFDSQLTYFTCQQCEASLQILLSLCQQKLFRDRILKNKELCRNGGILSLSLTILKLDIPECLKGSVDIASSISRLKAKILSILLQLCEAESISYLDEVATLPKIMQLGQTLALEVLNLLKTAIGRKQKPTASSHDKSYPVGSVLINALRLVDVFSDDSNFRSSFITNTIPFLTQIFATPHDIFVSSWCSVNLPVMEDDANLDYDPFGAAELALAASSNMLTEAKANYSCSFRSISMPSLAYAQTRTACVVKIIANLHVFVPNICEEQERDLFLQKFQKYLLSESPSPSLDYAACNEATTVCKNLGALSHYAKSLIPNNLLNEEDVQLLSEFAYKLQLWCKSQGGQRTFQMAKGDTSSQVNKDLQLVQQPLPKRVTSVPESNVDNPPKVVQNIEEPTATPSMKQEGNARDETPRSRASINGGLLQNSFGQNLIHLGVTRTTSAGYPGAGTASSMELPRCKSADHFKTAEPTKESGLRDNDDRQPKRKKRSIMNDVQTNEIENALVVEPEMHKSATSLQIWAEKLSGQGSEITSSQLKNW comes from the exons ATGAACATGATTTCTGCCATTGAAGAGCTTAGTGGGCTAACTACTGGGGAACTTAGTGAGATGCTCAAGGAGTCGGGGAGTTTTGTCTTGCAATCCAAGGCAGATGATGGAGGTCCAAAGCAG GTGGACATGGAAAAGCTTGTGTCATcgcttcctcttcatcttcttgctGTGTGTATGAATCTCGGAAGATGTTCAGATTTAACATATGTGCTTCGTGGCATGCGCTTTTTGCATAGTTTATCTGAGCTAGCAACTCGCCACATTAAGCTGGAGCAG GTTTTTCTCGATGATGTGAAATTATCTGAACAAGTCATGGATCTGATATTCTTTGTGCTGTCCATTCTTTCTGACTGGAAGAAG GAAAATCATCTTGGTGCTTCTCCCTTCATACATTCATCACTTGTAGCAGCAAGTCTTCATCTCTTGACAAGTTACTTTTCATCTCAGTGGCATGAACTTGTTCATATTCTTCTTGCACATCCAAAG GTTGATATCTTTATGGATGTAGCCTTTGATAGTCTGCATGAAGATACGAGGATATTGAGTGTCAGGCTATCAGCATTGAGCACCAAAGACATTCCTGTTGGTCCTTTTGACTCACAACTCACTTACTTCACATGCCAACAGTGTGAAGCATCATTGCAAATTCTTTTGTCGCTGTGCCAGCAGAAGTTGTTCCGAGATCGTATTTTAAAAAACAAG GAGCTGTGTAGAAATGGAGGTATATTGTCACTCTCTCTTACTATACTGAAGTTAGACATTCCAGAATGTCTGAAAGGATCAGTGGATATTGCGTCATCCATTTCCAGATTGAAGGCTAAAATCCTGTCTATT TTGCTACAACTGTGTGAAGCTGAAAGTATTTCTTATCTTGATGAAGTTGCCACTTTACCAAAGATCATGCAACTAGGGCAAACCTTGGCACTTGAG GTTCTTAATTTACTGAAGACCGCAATTGGAAGAAAACAAAAACCCACTGCCAGTTCCCATGATAAGAGTTACCCCGTGGGTTCTGTGCTTATCAATGCATTGCGTCTAGTTGATGTCTTTTCTGATGATTCAAACTTCAGATCGTCCTTCATAACTAACACT ATTCCCTTTCTGACCCAAATTTTTGCTACTCCTCATGACATTTTTGTCTCGAGTTGGTGCTCTGTCAATCTTCCAGTGATGGAAGATGATGCTAATCTAGATTATGATCCATTTGGTGCAGCCGAGCTGGCACTGGCAGCTTCTTCAAATATGTTGACTGAAGCTAAAGCTAACTATTCATGCTCTTTTCGCTCTATCAGCATGCCTTCACTAGCATATGCACAGACAAGAACAGCGTGCGTGGTGAAAATAATAGCAAATTTGCACGTCTTTGTTCCAAACATATGTGAAG AGCAAGAAAGAGATCTTTTTCTTCAGAAATTCCAGAAATACTTGTTATCGGAGAGTCCCAGCCCATCATTGGACTATGCAGCATGTAATGAGGCCACTACAGTCTGTAAAAACTTGG GAGCTTTGTCCCATTATGCTAAATCACTAATTCCTAATAACTTGTTGAATGAGGAAGATGTGCAATTATTAAG TGAATTTGCTTATAAGTTACAACTATGGTGTAAATCGCAAGGTGGACAGAGAACATTTCAG ATGGCAAAAGGTGATACATCATCGCAAGTGAACAAAGACTTGCAACTGGTGCAGCAGCCCCTGCCAAAAAGGGTCACTAGTGTTCCAGAATCCAATGTGGATAACCCTCCGAAG GTTGTGCAGAACATCGAAGAGCCTACAGCAACACCCTCAATGAAACAAGAGGGAAATGCTAGGGATGAGACTCCAAGAAGCCGTGCCAGTATAAATGGTGGGCTCCTGCAGAATTCATTTGGTCAAAACCTAATCCATCTTGGTGTTACAAGAACAACTAGCGCAGGCTATCCGGGTGCCGGTACTGCTTCTAGCATGGAACTCCCACGCTGCAAAAGTGCAGATCATTTCAAAACAGCAGAACCTACAAAAGAAAGTGGTCTCCGGGACAATGATGATAGGCAACCTAAGAGAAAGAAGCGGTCAATTATGAATGATGTACAAACAAATGAAATTGAGAATGCTCTGGTTGTCGAGCCTGAGATGCATAAGAGTGCTACTTCACTTCAGATATGGGCAGAGAAATTGAGTGGACAG GGTTCAGAGATAACATCATCACAACTAAAGAACTGGTAA
- the LOC127305770 gene encoding nodulin homeobox isoform X1, with product MNMISAIEELSGLTTGELSEMLKESGSFVLQSKADDGGPKQVDMEKLVSSLPLHLLAVCMNLGRCSDLTYVLRGMRFLHSLSELATRHIKLEQVFLDDVKLSEQVMDLIFFVLSILSDWKKENHLGASPFIHSSLVAASLHLLTSYFSSQWHELVHILLAHPKVDIFMDVAFDSLHEDTRILSVRLSALSTKDIPVGPFDSQLTYFTCQQCEASLQILLSLCQQKLFRDRILKNKELCRNGGILSLSLTILKLDIPECLKGSVDIASSISRLKAKILSILLQLCEAESISYLDEVATLPKIMQLGQTLALEVLNLLKTAIGRKQKPTASSHDKSYPVGSVLINALRLVDVFSDDSNFRSSFITNTIPFLTQIFATPHDIFVSSWCSVNLPVMEDDANLDYDPFGAAELALAASSNMLTEAKANYSCSFRSISMPSLAYAQTRTACVVKIIANLHVFVPNICEEQERDLFLQKFQKYLLSESPSPSLDYAACNEATTVCKNLGALSHYAKSLIPNNLLNEEDVQLLSEFAYKLQLWCKSQGGQRTFQMAKGDTSSQVNKDLQLVQQPLPKRVTSVPESNVDNPPKVVQNIEEPTATPSMKQEGNARDETPRSRASINGGLLQNSFGQNLIHLGVTRTTSAGYPGAGTASSMELPRCKSADHFKTAEPTKESGLRDNDDRQPKRKKRSIMNDVQTNEIENALVVEPEMHKSATSLQIWAEKLSGQGSEITSSQLKNWLTNRKYKHARLVKERGVPYESENADMPSTPATSHFGDSSESAVKESYLPPSRVLNALGISKGNRLVAPDTNDPTTQAEFNQNIMMSHPFTRPLSFETGCPVLLIDNEGNAIGRGKIFQVEGGAQICTIDVMELKIEKWRELPHPSETSGRTFQEAESSHGGVMRVAWDVARLAPVVPYPVVP from the exons ATGAACATGATTTCTGCCATTGAAGAGCTTAGTGGGCTAACTACTGGGGAACTTAGTGAGATGCTCAAGGAGTCGGGGAGTTTTGTCTTGCAATCCAAGGCAGATGATGGAGGTCCAAAGCAG GTGGACATGGAAAAGCTTGTGTCATcgcttcctcttcatcttcttgctGTGTGTATGAATCTCGGAAGATGTTCAGATTTAACATATGTGCTTCGTGGCATGCGCTTTTTGCATAGTTTATCTGAGCTAGCAACTCGCCACATTAAGCTGGAGCAG GTTTTTCTCGATGATGTGAAATTATCTGAACAAGTCATGGATCTGATATTCTTTGTGCTGTCCATTCTTTCTGACTGGAAGAAG GAAAATCATCTTGGTGCTTCTCCCTTCATACATTCATCACTTGTAGCAGCAAGTCTTCATCTCTTGACAAGTTACTTTTCATCTCAGTGGCATGAACTTGTTCATATTCTTCTTGCACATCCAAAG GTTGATATCTTTATGGATGTAGCCTTTGATAGTCTGCATGAAGATACGAGGATATTGAGTGTCAGGCTATCAGCATTGAGCACCAAAGACATTCCTGTTGGTCCTTTTGACTCACAACTCACTTACTTCACATGCCAACAGTGTGAAGCATCATTGCAAATTCTTTTGTCGCTGTGCCAGCAGAAGTTGTTCCGAGATCGTATTTTAAAAAACAAG GAGCTGTGTAGAAATGGAGGTATATTGTCACTCTCTCTTACTATACTGAAGTTAGACATTCCAGAATGTCTGAAAGGATCAGTGGATATTGCGTCATCCATTTCCAGATTGAAGGCTAAAATCCTGTCTATT TTGCTACAACTGTGTGAAGCTGAAAGTATTTCTTATCTTGATGAAGTTGCCACTTTACCAAAGATCATGCAACTAGGGCAAACCTTGGCACTTGAG GTTCTTAATTTACTGAAGACCGCAATTGGAAGAAAACAAAAACCCACTGCCAGTTCCCATGATAAGAGTTACCCCGTGGGTTCTGTGCTTATCAATGCATTGCGTCTAGTTGATGTCTTTTCTGATGATTCAAACTTCAGATCGTCCTTCATAACTAACACT ATTCCCTTTCTGACCCAAATTTTTGCTACTCCTCATGACATTTTTGTCTCGAGTTGGTGCTCTGTCAATCTTCCAGTGATGGAAGATGATGCTAATCTAGATTATGATCCATTTGGTGCAGCCGAGCTGGCACTGGCAGCTTCTTCAAATATGTTGACTGAAGCTAAAGCTAACTATTCATGCTCTTTTCGCTCTATCAGCATGCCTTCACTAGCATATGCACAGACAAGAACAGCGTGCGTGGTGAAAATAATAGCAAATTTGCACGTCTTTGTTCCAAACATATGTGAAG AGCAAGAAAGAGATCTTTTTCTTCAGAAATTCCAGAAATACTTGTTATCGGAGAGTCCCAGCCCATCATTGGACTATGCAGCATGTAATGAGGCCACTACAGTCTGTAAAAACTTGG GAGCTTTGTCCCATTATGCTAAATCACTAATTCCTAATAACTTGTTGAATGAGGAAGATGTGCAATTATTAAG TGAATTTGCTTATAAGTTACAACTATGGTGTAAATCGCAAGGTGGACAGAGAACATTTCAG ATGGCAAAAGGTGATACATCATCGCAAGTGAACAAAGACTTGCAACTGGTGCAGCAGCCCCTGCCAAAAAGGGTCACTAGTGTTCCAGAATCCAATGTGGATAACCCTCCGAAG GTTGTGCAGAACATCGAAGAGCCTACAGCAACACCCTCAATGAAACAAGAGGGAAATGCTAGGGATGAGACTCCAAGAAGCCGTGCCAGTATAAATGGTGGGCTCCTGCAGAATTCATTTGGTCAAAACCTAATCCATCTTGGTGTTACAAGAACAACTAGCGCAGGCTATCCGGGTGCCGGTACTGCTTCTAGCATGGAACTCCCACGCTGCAAAAGTGCAGATCATTTCAAAACAGCAGAACCTACAAAAGAAAGTGGTCTCCGGGACAATGATGATAGGCAACCTAAGAGAAAGAAGCGGTCAATTATGAATGATGTACAAACAAATGAAATTGAGAATGCTCTGGTTGTCGAGCCTGAGATGCATAAGAGTGCTACTTCACTTCAGATATGGGCAGAGAAATTGAGTGGACAG GGTTCAGAGATAACATCATCACAACTAAAGAACTG GCTGACCAATAGAAAATATAAGCATGCGCGCCTCGTGAAAGAAAGAGGAGTCCCATATGAGAGTGAGAATGCTGACATGCCATCTACACCAGCTACTTCCCACTTTGGTGACTCCTCAGAAAGTGCTGTCAAGGAGAGCTATTTGCCACCTTCGAGGGTGCTGAATGCTCTAGGCATATCCAAGGGCAACAGACTGGTGGCCCCAGACACCAATGATCCAACTACACAGGCAGAGTTCAACCAAAACATCATGATGAGCCACCCTTTTACAAGACCATTATCATTTGAGACTGGTTGTCCTGTTTTGTTGATTGACAACGAAGGGAATGCAATTGGCAGGGGGAAGATCTTTCAAGTTGAGGGCGGGGCACAGATCTGTACTATCGATGTCATGGAGCTTAAGATTGAGAAATGGAGGGAGCTCCCTCACCCCTCCGAGACATCTGGAAGAACGTTCCAAGAGGCAGAATCGAGCCATGGTGGCGTGATGAGGGTCGCGTGGGATGTTGCCAGGCTTGCTCCTGTGGTGCCGTATCCTGTGGTGCCATAA
- the LOC127305770 gene encoding nodulin homeobox isoform X2, translated as MNMISAIEELSGLTTGELSEMLKESGSFVLQSKADDGGPKQVDMEKLVSSLPLHLLAVCMNLGRCSDLTYVLRGMRFLHSLSELATRHIKLEQVFLDDVKLSEQVMDLIFFVLSILSDWKKENHLGASPFIHSSLVAASLHLLTSYFSSQWHELVHILLAHPKVDIFMDVAFDSLHEDTRILSVRLSALSTKDIPVGPFDSQLTYFTCQQCEASLQILLSLCQQKLFRDRILKNKELCRNGGILSLSLTILKLDIPECLKGSVDIASSISRLKAKILSILLQLCEAESISYLDEVATLPKIMQLGQTLALEVLNLLKTAIGRKQKPTASSHDKSYPVGSVLINALRLVDVFSDDSNFRSSFITNTIPFLTQIFATPHDIFVSSWCSVNLPVMEDDANLDYDPFGAAELALAASSNMLTEAKANYSCSFRSISMPSLAYAQTRTACVVKIIANLHVFVPNICEEQERDLFLQKFQKYLLSESPSPSLDYAACNEATTVCKNLGALSHYAKSLIPNNLLNEEDVQLLSEFAYKLQLWCKSQGGQRTFQMAKGDTSSQVNKDLQLVQQPLPKRVTSVPESNVDNPPKNIEEPTATPSMKQEGNARDETPRSRASINGGLLQNSFGQNLIHLGVTRTTSAGYPGAGTASSMELPRCKSADHFKTAEPTKESGLRDNDDRQPKRKKRSIMNDVQTNEIENALVVEPEMHKSATSLQIWAEKLSGQGSEITSSQLKNWLTNRKYKHARLVKERGVPYESENADMPSTPATSHFGDSSESAVKESYLPPSRVLNALGISKGNRLVAPDTNDPTTQAEFNQNIMMSHPFTRPLSFETGCPVLLIDNEGNAIGRGKIFQVEGGAQICTIDVMELKIEKWRELPHPSETSGRTFQEAESSHGGVMRVAWDVARLAPVVPYPVVP; from the exons ATGAACATGATTTCTGCCATTGAAGAGCTTAGTGGGCTAACTACTGGGGAACTTAGTGAGATGCTCAAGGAGTCGGGGAGTTTTGTCTTGCAATCCAAGGCAGATGATGGAGGTCCAAAGCAG GTGGACATGGAAAAGCTTGTGTCATcgcttcctcttcatcttcttgctGTGTGTATGAATCTCGGAAGATGTTCAGATTTAACATATGTGCTTCGTGGCATGCGCTTTTTGCATAGTTTATCTGAGCTAGCAACTCGCCACATTAAGCTGGAGCAG GTTTTTCTCGATGATGTGAAATTATCTGAACAAGTCATGGATCTGATATTCTTTGTGCTGTCCATTCTTTCTGACTGGAAGAAG GAAAATCATCTTGGTGCTTCTCCCTTCATACATTCATCACTTGTAGCAGCAAGTCTTCATCTCTTGACAAGTTACTTTTCATCTCAGTGGCATGAACTTGTTCATATTCTTCTTGCACATCCAAAG GTTGATATCTTTATGGATGTAGCCTTTGATAGTCTGCATGAAGATACGAGGATATTGAGTGTCAGGCTATCAGCATTGAGCACCAAAGACATTCCTGTTGGTCCTTTTGACTCACAACTCACTTACTTCACATGCCAACAGTGTGAAGCATCATTGCAAATTCTTTTGTCGCTGTGCCAGCAGAAGTTGTTCCGAGATCGTATTTTAAAAAACAAG GAGCTGTGTAGAAATGGAGGTATATTGTCACTCTCTCTTACTATACTGAAGTTAGACATTCCAGAATGTCTGAAAGGATCAGTGGATATTGCGTCATCCATTTCCAGATTGAAGGCTAAAATCCTGTCTATT TTGCTACAACTGTGTGAAGCTGAAAGTATTTCTTATCTTGATGAAGTTGCCACTTTACCAAAGATCATGCAACTAGGGCAAACCTTGGCACTTGAG GTTCTTAATTTACTGAAGACCGCAATTGGAAGAAAACAAAAACCCACTGCCAGTTCCCATGATAAGAGTTACCCCGTGGGTTCTGTGCTTATCAATGCATTGCGTCTAGTTGATGTCTTTTCTGATGATTCAAACTTCAGATCGTCCTTCATAACTAACACT ATTCCCTTTCTGACCCAAATTTTTGCTACTCCTCATGACATTTTTGTCTCGAGTTGGTGCTCTGTCAATCTTCCAGTGATGGAAGATGATGCTAATCTAGATTATGATCCATTTGGTGCAGCCGAGCTGGCACTGGCAGCTTCTTCAAATATGTTGACTGAAGCTAAAGCTAACTATTCATGCTCTTTTCGCTCTATCAGCATGCCTTCACTAGCATATGCACAGACAAGAACAGCGTGCGTGGTGAAAATAATAGCAAATTTGCACGTCTTTGTTCCAAACATATGTGAAG AGCAAGAAAGAGATCTTTTTCTTCAGAAATTCCAGAAATACTTGTTATCGGAGAGTCCCAGCCCATCATTGGACTATGCAGCATGTAATGAGGCCACTACAGTCTGTAAAAACTTGG GAGCTTTGTCCCATTATGCTAAATCACTAATTCCTAATAACTTGTTGAATGAGGAAGATGTGCAATTATTAAG TGAATTTGCTTATAAGTTACAACTATGGTGTAAATCGCAAGGTGGACAGAGAACATTTCAG ATGGCAAAAGGTGATACATCATCGCAAGTGAACAAAGACTTGCAACTGGTGCAGCAGCCCCTGCCAAAAAGGGTCACTAGTGTTCCAGAATCCAATGTGGATAACCCTCCGAAG AACATCGAAGAGCCTACAGCAACACCCTCAATGAAACAAGAGGGAAATGCTAGGGATGAGACTCCAAGAAGCCGTGCCAGTATAAATGGTGGGCTCCTGCAGAATTCATTTGGTCAAAACCTAATCCATCTTGGTGTTACAAGAACAACTAGCGCAGGCTATCCGGGTGCCGGTACTGCTTCTAGCATGGAACTCCCACGCTGCAAAAGTGCAGATCATTTCAAAACAGCAGAACCTACAAAAGAAAGTGGTCTCCGGGACAATGATGATAGGCAACCTAAGAGAAAGAAGCGGTCAATTATGAATGATGTACAAACAAATGAAATTGAGAATGCTCTGGTTGTCGAGCCTGAGATGCATAAGAGTGCTACTTCACTTCAGATATGGGCAGAGAAATTGAGTGGACAG GGTTCAGAGATAACATCATCACAACTAAAGAACTG GCTGACCAATAGAAAATATAAGCATGCGCGCCTCGTGAAAGAAAGAGGAGTCCCATATGAGAGTGAGAATGCTGACATGCCATCTACACCAGCTACTTCCCACTTTGGTGACTCCTCAGAAAGTGCTGTCAAGGAGAGCTATTTGCCACCTTCGAGGGTGCTGAATGCTCTAGGCATATCCAAGGGCAACAGACTGGTGGCCCCAGACACCAATGATCCAACTACACAGGCAGAGTTCAACCAAAACATCATGATGAGCCACCCTTTTACAAGACCATTATCATTTGAGACTGGTTGTCCTGTTTTGTTGATTGACAACGAAGGGAATGCAATTGGCAGGGGGAAGATCTTTCAAGTTGAGGGCGGGGCACAGATCTGTACTATCGATGTCATGGAGCTTAAGATTGAGAAATGGAGGGAGCTCCCTCACCCCTCCGAGACATCTGGAAGAACGTTCCAAGAGGCAGAATCGAGCCATGGTGGCGTGATGAGGGTCGCGTGGGATGTTGCCAGGCTTGCTCCTGTGGTGCCGTATCCTGTGGTGCCATAA